GGCAGTTCATCCAAGTATTTGAGTGATGCTGTAATTACAATTAGAAATGATAGATATGTGATTCCTGTCAAGCAGGAGTATCGTAATCATTTTGGAGGCGTTGTACATGATCAAAGTGCTTCCGGTCAAACTGTATTTGTTGAGCCAAGGCAGATTGTAGAACTAAATAATCGCTTGAAACAGCAACAGGCAAACGAAAAAGAAGAAGTTATACGAATATTACGAGAACTCTCGGAATTAATTGCACCATATACAACGGAAATTCGGCAGAATGTACATGTACTCGGTATTTTTGATTTTGTAAATGCAAAAGCAAAATATGCTGCGCAAATTAAGGCAACAGAACCTTTACTTTCACCAGAAAATAAGGTTTATTTACGTCAGGTATGGCATCCTTTAATTGATATGAAAGTAGCTGTAAAAAACGATATCATGCTTGGAGATGATTACAAAGCAATTGTTGTTACCGGACCAAATACGGGTGGAAAAACGATTACTTTGAAAACTTTGGGATTAATTCAACTTATGGGTCAATCAGGACTTTTTATTCCGGCATTCGAGGAAAGTCGGATTGGTATTTTTGACAATATTTTTGCGGATATTGGGGATGAACAGTCGATTGAACAAAGTCTAAGTACCTTTTCATCACATATGACAAATATTGTCTCAATTTTATCTGAAGTTGATGATAAATCACTGATTTTATTTGATGAACTAGGAGCTGGTACGGATCCACAAGAAGGAGCTGCACTTGCAATTTCTATTCTTGACTATGTGGGTTCTAAGAGTAGTTATGTAATGGCAACAACACATTATCCGGAGCTCAAAGCATACGCTTATGAACGCCCTCAAACTATTAATGCAAGCATGGAATTTGATATAGAAAGCCTAAAACCAACTTATCATTTGTTGCTAGGAATACCTGGTCGCAGTAATGCTTTAGATATTTCAAAGAAATTGGGCCTTGATGAAGTTATTATAATGCAAGCAAAGCAGTTAACTGCGGGGCAAAATCAAGATTTAAATGATATGATTCAGGATTTAGTATCAAAAAGACATCGGCTTGAAGAAGAATCAATAGAACTGCATAAAAACTTAGATGAGTCACGAAAACTTCATGATGATTTAGACAAAAAATACGATGATTTTGTTAATCAACGGGAAAATTTGCTTGATGATGCAAAGAGAAAAGGTAATGAAATTGTTGAACAAGCTACCCAAAAATCTGAAAAAATTATTGCAGAATTACGGCAAATGAGATTAAATGCTGGAACAACAATTAAAGAAGATGAGTTGATTTCTGCAAAGGCAAGGCTAAATAATCTTGAGCAACCGACGAATTTGAAGAAAAATAGGGTTTTACGCCGTGCAAGAGAAAATCAAACTCTGAAACCAAATGATGATGTCCTTGTGAAATCATACGGACAACGAGGTGTATTGTTAAGGAAAGCCGGAAATCATGAATGGGAAGTCCAACTAGGAATCCTTAAGATGAAAGTTATGGCAGATGATTTAGAAAAAATAAAAGTTGAAGATAATAAGAAGACGGCAATTAGAACAAGTGTTAAATCCGCTAATACAGCGCATGTTTCTCCAACTTTGGATTTACGTGGTGAACGTTATGAGGAAGCACTTGTGAAGGTAGATCGTTACTTAGATGCTGCTGTTTTAGCAGGTTATTCAACTGTGACAATTGTTCACGGCAAAGGAACTGGCGCATTAAGAAAAGGAATTACCGATTTTCTAGCGCAAAATCGAGCAGTAAAAAGTTTTAAATTTGCGGCACCTAATGCAGGTGGAAATGGAGCAACTGTAGTATATTTTAAATAGTAGAGCAGAAATATTGATTTTATTGCTTAATCTGTTATTATTTACTTACGAAAAGATAGTAGGAGGCGTTTTAAATGATTAAAGAATTAACAGATTCAACATTTGATAAGGAAACAAGTACAGGCGTTACACTAACTGATTTTTGGGCAACATGGTGTGGTCCTTGTCGGATGCAGTCGCCGGTTGTAGAACAATTATCGGAAGAAATGGGTGACAAAGTAACTTTTGCTAAGGTTGATGTTGATCAAAATCAAGCAACAGCAAGTGAGTTTGGAATTATGAGTATTCCAACGTTACTGATTAAGAAAGATGGTAAAGTGGTTGATACTCTAGTAGGTTATCATCCAAAGGAAAGATTACAGGCTAAGTTGGAACAATACATTTAATTTACTTTATTGTTAATAGCGATAAAAAAATGCAGAAGGTCATTTGACTTTTTGCATTTTTTTTATATAATAATTACATAAACAATATTATATTACGTATAATATTATGAGGCGTAAAGCTAGAGGAGGTTAAGCTATGAAAATAAAAATATCAGCTGATTTGCTGGATGGAATGGTTCTAGCATTACTATCACAAAAAGACTATTACGGCTATGCGTTGACTCAA
Above is a window of Liquorilactobacillus hordei DSM 19519 DNA encoding:
- the trxA gene encoding thioredoxin — translated: MIKELTDSTFDKETSTGVTLTDFWATWCGPCRMQSPVVEQLSEEMGDKVTFAKVDVDQNQATASEFGIMSIPTLLIKKDGKVVDTLVGYHPKERLQAKLEQYI
- a CDS encoding endonuclease MutS2, producing MNSKTLKTLEFAKVKKNLLPFVSTPMGEKQVTALEPSSDIIEIKKQIAQTKDGADILRMKGGIPVPKLSDISQSLKRLDIDASLNGKELAAISKVLRATNEVRNFFVKLDDDAIELVSLDELADNLQVLPGVNKRLLTSIEGDGHVTDEASTALAGIRRSIAAVEGQLRDQLNVLVHGSSSKYLSDAVITIRNDRYVIPVKQEYRNHFGGVVHDQSASGQTVFVEPRQIVELNNRLKQQQANEKEEVIRILRELSELIAPYTTEIRQNVHVLGIFDFVNAKAKYAAQIKATEPLLSPENKVYLRQVWHPLIDMKVAVKNDIMLGDDYKAIVVTGPNTGGKTITLKTLGLIQLMGQSGLFIPAFEESRIGIFDNIFADIGDEQSIEQSLSTFSSHMTNIVSILSEVDDKSLILFDELGAGTDPQEGAALAISILDYVGSKSSYVMATTHYPELKAYAYERPQTINASMEFDIESLKPTYHLLLGIPGRSNALDISKKLGLDEVIIMQAKQLTAGQNQDLNDMIQDLVSKRHRLEEESIELHKNLDESRKLHDDLDKKYDDFVNQRENLLDDAKRKGNEIVEQATQKSEKIIAELRQMRLNAGTTIKEDELISAKARLNNLEQPTNLKKNRVLRRARENQTLKPNDDVLVKSYGQRGVLLRKAGNHEWEVQLGILKMKVMADDLEKIKVEDNKKTAIRTSVKSANTAHVSPTLDLRGERYEEALVKVDRYLDAAVLAGYSTVTIVHGKGTGALRKGITDFLAQNRAVKSFKFAAPNAGGNGATVVYFK